The window GTTCTTATCTTTTAATGTTTATGATGACATTTGAGGGTGTTATGGAACGGCAAAGGCGTAATCAAGTTGTCAACGACTTTAACACTGCTACAACACTTCCCAGATTCATCACATCTAGTCCAATTGAAGCACATGCTTCAAAGGTTTACACTCGTAAATTTTTTTATCAGGTGCAGAAAGAGATATCAGATTCTGATAACACTTGTTTCCAAATGAGTGTTACTTTTAATAATTATGTTGACATTATTATTGTTTTGGAGAAGCAAAAGAACATAACAACAAGGCAACCATCAAGTCCTGTTGTTGATGACAAACTTGAGGAATACCATTACGATTGTCTTACAGAGGATACCCAATACATCGTACGTTATTACTTTAACAATgcgtaattattttttttaatcacaCAACAATACTTTATTACTGAAACTCATATTTATTCATACATATTCCAGGTTACACACTCAACAACAGATGGTTCATACAAATGTACCTGCATGCATTTTGAACATGTAGGTATTTTGTGTAGGCACATATTTTGTGTTTTTAAGTTCTCTAGTATTGAACAGATTCCTGAAGAATACATTATGAAACGGTGGCGTCGGGATGTTGTTCCAACAGAATTGCTTAAAAGGCGTTTTTCTAATTCTTTACTAGACTCTAACTCTGACATGATGGCTATTGAAATTTTTTCAAACGTAGATCGTTGTGTTTCATTTTTAAGCCATGATGCATCGAAGTTAAAGTCATACCTTGAAGAGTTGAATAAGTTGAAGAAAAAATTTGTAGATGATTGTCCAGCCCCTGAGATGCCATCAAGAGAAACATTCTACAACCAGATTATAAGCGTAGAATTAACTAATGATGCTCCCGATATTGACAACCCATCAAATATTCGTAATAAGGGAACTGGCAGTCGTGACAAgagattaaaataaaaaaaagaaatgcTGCAAAAAGTTGGTTCGAAGCCTAAGTGAAAGTGTGCTTTATGTCAACAGATGGCTAACCATGATAAACGAAATTGTCCTCTTAAAAAACGTGTCTAAGTAGTATGCTTTATATGTAGTttttcttttaatattatattacatTAAAACTTTTTTGTTTcatctttatttattttactGCTTACAAATTTCATCGTATTTAATAAAATTGTCATACATTGTTATACACTTTTGCATATTTTGTAACAATTCTTATCTACCATTAATGAGTATCCTAACATGTATCAACATAACCTTCATGCACTCTACCATGATTAATGTGCATCTTATCTGAAATTCAAAATTGAAACAAATAAGGAAAATCATAATGTTCATACATTCTACCACTTGCAAAACAGCAcatatattctgtcagaatatcttgtaaacataacacttaacaatttccttttttaatggaCAGGTCAAATGTACACATATTATTCTTGAAAACACAAAACATACATGTGCATTACAAACCATCTTTCAACAACTCATTTTTGTTACACTTTACCATTTGTAACATAAGCTAATATATTCTTCCAGAACATTATGTAAAGTCAAATCTAACAACTCTTACACATGACTATTTTGTATCACATATGACATATATCATCGAAACAATCATGGTAAATCATAATCTTCATACATTCTACCACTTATACTCAAACATATACATTCCATCAGAATATCATTTAATTATACTTAAAACATTTTACATACACCAAAACTGTCTACACTAACTTGTATCAAACTACCACAACAAATGCATATCGTAATGTATGATTTATAAACTTAACTTACCTGTACATTACAAACCATCTTCCAACACATTGCATTTTTTGATAGCTTTCATATCCATATACACATTCCAACATCAATCAAGTAGTAACAATTACCAAAAAATAAATTATACTACAACAAACACCATTCACATTAACCtgtttctaaaaaacaaacaattcTAGAACATAATAAAACACATCAACATTGTTCCCAAGCAAATAAGTTAGACCAACACAAACAATGTTACCAAAAGTCTTACACCATATAACAATCCTACCATGATAAATTGTTAccccaaaacacacaatactagaccaaaataaaaaaaacatagacTTAACCAAACATACTACCAAACGTCTTTGAAAACCAACCATCCTAACATCATAAAACACCCATCTTAAAATCGACGCCTTCCACGTTTTTGCTTCTCCCTGATTTCCTTCACTTCATTCATCATAACCAATATCTGCAATGGATCGAGCCTCTCATATGCTTCTGCATCTTTCTCCAACATACTTTTATGTTTGTTGTACTCTGATTTCATAAGCTTTGCCATGTATTTGATTCGTAGATTATTTAATGCAAGTAAATCAATCTGTTTTTTTCCTGTAAAACCGCAATCCCAACGCCCTTCATTTTCCCCCATATATGACTCCATATGCCTCATAAGATATACTCCACAGTCTGATCCTTCTTTCTCTACTTTCTATGTCATTTTCATTACACGAGCTTTAATCTTGTTGAAAGCTGTTGACTTTTGGTAATTCTCTATTTTCAGATAGTTCCCAAGCAACTTTTTATGCGATACAAAACAATCATTTTACAATTCAATATTAAACTCATGTATTTTAAATCTTTCAAATAATAAAGCTTCAACATACCACATGAATGTGTTTTATTCCATAGATTTCCTCAATAGAACCATTTCGGGTCACATGGTCTATAATGTAGTATGTTGGAACCCTTAGATCAAAGCATATCAGATAATATTTGCTTTTATCAACTATTGGGAAGAAAACCTGTTACATAACACATAGTGGTCCAATAAgataatattatatgttatggTTGTAATTGATAAAAAAACAAGGTTTAATTAATTCACCAGTCCAATATCCTTCAACTTTTCCTGTTTTGGTAGACTTTTAAGGTGGAGTTTCAACATCGAATCAAATAAGTCTTAAGTTAGTTCATGTGACAATGATCCACCCAGTATCTCTTCTACATGTATAGATTAATAAACCAATCAATAAAACACATATTATTCAACTGGaactaattttaatttaaatacttACCAAAAAATTTGTGTCAAAGAATACTCTAGTAACTGATCCTACATCCCTGAGTTCCTCCATTCTATTGAGTAATGATGACCAACAGTCAATGATTATCGCATGAATAAACGTGTTTCTTTTAAAATGATATGTGAATCCTTGATGCAAAACATGCCCGCTACCAATGTTCCATATCTCTTCCCTGCTTGACAATTATAAAATGATCACTGTTATAACACCACATTTTAAAAGCAAACCACTAAATTGTATTATGTAACTTACCCATAATCTCTTTTTGATGCAAAAACTGAGTTGTATAACGACATTTCATCCTTCTTCACCTTCTCACTCATTCTAACAATCCTTTCAACAACAGGTGATTTTCCATATACATGTATCTTTTGATCTCTTTTCCCCTTTTTCCATGGTCATCATCTTCCTCACATACCTCAACTGTTTCCATGATTTTCTTTCctcttttttctctttttttttataactttccaACACAGCCTCATCCGTCATTTTAATTGTTGTTTCCAACACTTCAGGATTCTCCAAGAATTGTGAATAGGTTAGATTATATGTATTACCTACCTTATCCATTTGAGGTGTACTGAAACCTCCACCATCATCCTTCTTTTCCCCTTCAACTACCAATCCTCTAATTGGCAAGAATTTTGCTTCTTTACCACCATCTGCATCTCCTTTGTTACTATGACCATCAAAACTAGGATCCTTGTCTTTCACTCCTCCACTCTCTGCATTATTAACTTCTTTGAatattttttagtgtttttcactCCACTCCTTCAAGCTCAAGCTGTCTGGGAATTTCTCAATTCCATGTTTTAGAGCTTTTTCAATATTCTTCTTTTCAGACAATATTACTCCATACCTATGCTTGATAACAACCACGTATGCCTGTAAGTTTTATATTAACATATCATGATTaatattctaaaaaaataaatgTTCCAAATAGATCAATAACTATAAATCAagttatacaatttaaatcagcCACATCTGCATTTATGTTTTATATTAAACTATCATTTTTTACAACTCTGAAAGAAATATTGTTCTTAATTCTTAGTGAATTTATAGATTACCTCCTCGTCACCATAATCCCTCATCATACCGTCGAACATATCATCTTCATCAACCATTCCATCACCATCACCAATATCCTCAAAGTTTTCCGGTAACTGCTTACCAAACCCCCCAACACTAATATCCATTTTCTCTATTTTTTCAAGTAAAGAACCAGTAACATTTCTAACAAACGGTAACCTTTTCACTATCTTCAAACCTGCAAACTTCATTCTATATACATACACCAGCTACATAAAAAAAGATTAAACTTCATTAAGTAATTCATTATGCATATTACtgtcataaaataaagtaaatatttaatatatgatatgtgcataattagttcatattaagtatacatttttattcatttattagtctaattatcgcatattaaggacaaaaggtacttaaaagtgttaaattatgtttttgagttcaaagatgaagctcgaaagcgaaaggaagcgggagaaacagttagaagatcgagaatgaaataaagaaggaaaacactaaaaaaaggcacctactcggcgagtcatatcgtctactcggcgagtccaatcgaaggatcgagaagataatgactcgggatcccagagagttatcgcgatagggggaatgtgagagggactcgacgagtcaccacttgactcgacgagtcgattcgtatatttaaggataattccacagatcgataggggagttctgggacgattcagaagtgctttGTTACGATTGAGAAacctgaaaaaccctagaagacgacgaaggaagctagaattcaattccggagagtaattaaggcaaaatttcatcattccacttattcttttgtttattcatcatgattaagcaacttgactttgattgtttgctgttatttattttaattatgagctaaaacctttagacttctgtttggggatacaaagttgacaatatggtttgattgattggtaggattaattctaagttggtgaatttttgttattttagcttgttaaagaaccttgtgtgtgaataataattaattttctgttaataggaagataattgattagaatgaacatctattgattattgtcctcatatgatatattgtgaccacatagttatatgtctaggattaatgaatatgaaactagaattaataagaaaattgagtaaattcatgtgcaagcttgtaagatgaccatcaaacaagaggttaattaaaaagaataaattaattaactattgcaagtctaacttaacccgaataattaatctagtaaatataattaaattagacaattggccactgtttgagttagtttatttgctaaggattagggtagtgaacacaaatctaatcacttgaatcggtaaccaacaaaagaattaatccattgcactattaccttgaaaatcaaccatagagttaaccaagttgaactagacagaagttcctttccaattattgaatctagttaaaacgttattttctagttttaaattagtaatagttagtaagtctctagtcttgtaaaactagagaaaaaccccctgcttcttaattaacttagattaaattagtttttagtttaatttgtcgttccctgtgttcgataccctgcttatttagctataccacaattgataggtacactgcctttcgtgtgtttattttgtgtctaagttagtaggattaaaactagttggttttacacacatcaatatACACAACAATATTACCGTCAAAACTAGTATACGTCCACTGTAATAGCATGTCTTATCATCTCTTCTCCACAGTTGTTTTCTGCTTACCAAACAATCTAGGATATACTTGCACCAATCAATTTTAGAGAAGTCCTTTACCAAGACCAACTTATTCACAACATTAATTTGATTTGTACCACTCAAAGTTGATTCAACAAATGTGTTAATGAAAAGGGTCACGAAATTCAGCCTAAACatatgtaacaccccgagttcagaggtgcaagttcagggttcttagtgtaaataaggaaggacgactcggcgagtcgatggatagacttggcgagtcaattTGCGGTTCTGGTcaagtgttaagtgaccaactcggcgagttggtgcagaaagaagaaaaccctaatccggggattgtgccctatataaagcacattatagccaCCTTCAGCCTCTTAGCTACCCATTTGAAATCCAGAAACCCTCATCTCGTGTGTGTGActccattgatgaagaattagagcttggaaGATAAAATTGGTGTAAGAAGCTTGGGGATTTGGAGACCATCATCAAGGGGCTTGGGTAGATCTAGAATCTACTTCTGTTTGGGCACATTTCAGGGGTAAGGAACCTCCTCCTTAAGCTATTTCATTATTGTTTCATGAATGGTGGTTGATTTGGGATTCATTAGCTTGTTTGGGAGCTATCTCGAGTTtgaggcttagatctgaagttgctacttcagatctagacgtGTGATGGCCCAAAAGGTCCTACAGTTCTTGTCTAAGAGTTATTGATGAAGCCCTTTGTCTTGaaccctagccctagaagtgttttgggtttatatcttcttgctttcatgtaaagtttgcaactttatgtgagttATTGATGAAGCCCTTTGTCTTGaaccctagccctagaagtgttttggGTTTATATCCTAGCTGACACATTTCtcgaccaagggttgaccagttgtcttccaagggtattttggtaattaatggtATTTATTGgattggttatttggtaatgttcagtggtggagttcgtgtcggtggtcggagcggCGTGATCTTATTCAtcagtcggcaattgcaggtgagttatcctcactatatcgacagggtctaaggcaccaaggctggccctttatcggatgggaatcctggtagttgtttgttatgttattgttttgctatgtctgcatcttgctagttaggatggtatatgttaagGACCTGATTAACGTTGGtatcctagtagttaggatggtatatgttagagacctggttaaggtcggtatcctggtatataggatgatgctatgttagtgaccggttaggtcagtatcctaattaggatgttgctatgttatgtgatctgctagatcagttgattagttgtgaattgttatatgattatatgtttatgtgcacatggttgttggactggggttgggttgaggcaggtcctgctttgtgctataggccaacatacccaaggcggaccggttagaccgaaggcctgacaagcggtccggataggctgaaggccctaagagggcggaccatacgtgccgaggctcggagagtggaccaggcagactgaaagtccggtgcgggcggaccagttatactgtagacttagtgtcacaccccgaaaaccataggcggaaacattttcggggttgactccacgttgatatcaaatccaatgtacatagtaatcacagtaaacaaccattacattacatatacgtgaaagtttacatttgtttcaaaagtaaattgtacaagtgttatacatatatcatataaacaaaagttgagacgagtcttctgagcactccgtcttcaccaaaagatatcgtcgggtacctgtctaacttggacctgagaatacaagaagtttgaaaatcagcataaagctggtgagttcataagcggttttgttttatgaaaacgtatcggtttcctttagttttccataaaggtttgttatccaagaaaatcccatattttcttatgtaaagttagtttggtTATCTTTTGTTACAGTTCACTTATGCGATatatgttaaccccaggaaaatcccatattttcctaaatgcaagatcgatttaataacacagagtatagtttaatacacaaaactatatattgagaatcatgggatttctatcccgaattagatatgaaaTACTATAATAAACACGAATTGTAGATAGAAagcagtttgaaaaccttgggactatcatcccgaaccagttacaagatagtttgatatacttgaaattttagattaaaaaccatgggactactatcccgaaATAGGtataagattgtttgataaaaccatgggatcactatcccgaactagatataagataattggataaagtcatgggattaccatcccgtattAGATATAGTTTCTAAAACCAAagctgtgaataaacttatattaatacatattgtgagtcgggtaaccatgctgatacgacaacgagacctccttgacgtttgtcagacgtcggacgatatccttggccgtaaactcatatacaagtctccaaattatagtttaaggcattctaggtccattccataaagccttctagccatatctaaggtccatttgtgttttggaagggtttttgtgctccaaaacccatttcatatgagttcacggcctaggactattccagggccgtaaactcatgaatgtggtcCTAATCCATGTTTTGAACTTGAATTTGAAGGCTATGGAGGTTACATatcaagttagggaaggtacctcaaagatttggagcctaaaattgatgatttggacccttaaacttggattttaggagagaggttagagagagagtagagagaggaagaaaaagcttcaaatgaatgtttaaacatgtttatataggtcctaaaacttggacacggaggaattctactcgataccggccttaaacgaggctttaggtcgcacccgattaaatttccgtcacccggcggggacgtttctaactttttgaaataaacatttttgggctagattcatgagttcctaaaggatttggacactcattggatttataataacatataaatttaaattattcaacccAAAACGAAAACGGATCAATTGACAAACGACGAatctttacgggtagaacgggttatcggtgatgaacaacttcgggttgttacattattcccccgttagagggaatttcgtcccgaaattcaaagaataagatatagatcatgaatttggaatgagacacgaatggatttgttgcctcggatcttcactttctcaagtggaatcaggtctctactgggcgttctagcgaattctcattatcgggacgtgtctttgttttgcacattgactctctctcaatctacgatatcaatcggttgtctcatggaagttccaaccctggaAGACTTCGTTTTCCTCAAAGGAAATTACTAGAGTTTTGATGGGTAGatgcttctaaggattcgagatgtGATGTACTGGATAGAtgttaccaagctctaagggcatccaAAATCTGAAGATTGCAGAATTGAtttctacgaagatctcgaaaggtctgatgtgGGACTAAACTAGACGTTCGAAAGAAATTCCCGAGAATCCTTCGGGAAAGAAATTTAGAGGAAAGagctgctaacttcccgtttctcattgatcacagaaacgagggatgcgtggtaattcatatcgggaaaaacttttgagtttttaaggcatggaatgatacgaaggtttgatgccgaagatcacgagaaccgggtcgaggaaaagatctagacgagcgacccttttGAAACTgaggataacaacatgaatgagactcggtcatttcatgttaaacatagcatcaaagtattttcgtGAAAAGTTTCCCCCTTTTAAAATCAAATGGGACAGAATaatcctccggactgaggattcaatctataggtacgaagttagtgtcctctatctcactagttagtcatctcgacggtacacatttcgattacatacgaaggattgagtttaggaAATGTTCGAATaaatagataacaggtttccctttttgtACTAGAATCAAAAAGAGTTGCgggtataagaattatcaaagagaagtatacctgcAGCGACAGAAGGATCAGTGGTTATAGCTGCTTTggggcaattccttttgaagtgacCTGCttcgccacaattgtagcaggccggactgattcctgctccagatgattggttcgttgatttggctggttttctgcaggttcgagcaaggtggcccttattgccacagttgtcgcagatcctttcgcaACATGGACCAGGAttgcggtggtggtagttacacttcctacaccaaggaagggtaccagtgtatccactggcgggagtttgggctatggaaccgacagctgaaacaataacaggggcagtagcagcatggactgctactgtttgctgtttcttagaagacccttgcgtactctgtgccttccgcttgttccaagaTTTATTTTTGCTTCCGCCTCCACTGGTGACTGGCTCGGGCGtggtagcctcctcatcagagttgtcttcgtgatcgatctgaattttcgcaagacatttagcgctgtcatatgtgtctggctttGCAGCTAAGACAttacctttggttggctgggtcaacccccagatgaacctctcaatctttttactctccggggtaaccattcccggacagagtaacgctagatcatcgaatcttgaagtataggcggctatgtcggaacccttcatcttaaggttccagagttcgtgttctagcttctggagTTCACCCCGACGGCAATATTCTAcgagtagaagctccttcatagcttcccaacccatagcattcgctgcaggtagagttagggatttgactcggccgttccaccaagtcagggctttgtctaggaaggtgcaggcggca of the Lactuca sativa cultivar Salinas chromosome 6, Lsat_Salinas_v11, whole genome shotgun sequence genome contains:
- the LOC111895918 gene encoding protein FAR-RED IMPAIRED RESPONSE 1-like codes for the protein MYGLRRRWVPAFFKDIPMSGLMRTTSLSEGQNWSFQNNTLTGSYLLMFMMTFEGVMERQRRNQVVNDFNTATTLPRFITSSPIEAHASKVYTRKFFYQVQKEISDSDNTCFQMSVTFNNYVDIIIVLEKQKNITTRQPSSPVVDDKLEEYHYDCLTEDTQYIVTHSTTDGSYKCTCMHFEHIPEEYIMKRWRRDVVPTELLKRRFSNSLLDSNSDMMAIEIFSNVDRCVSFLSHDASKLKSYLEELNKLKKKFVDDCPAPEMPSRETFYNQIISVELTNDAPDIDNPSNIRNKGTGSRDKRLK